The following proteins are co-located in the Saccharomyces kudriavzevii IFO 1802 strain IFO1802 genome assembly, chromosome: 6 genome:
- the KEG1 gene encoding Keg1p (similar to Saccharomyces cerevisiae KEG1 (YFR042W); ancestral locus Anc_3.549), with translation MGSIRLVHKLYQYYQLSTSFLYAALLARWLILMPLVGSRFLPGGIHEFLIYLVLCSSVVETLWLLKFYGFRNGLYSRTFLKDLNFIYLVRVIHFYDDYEHALVLKNASYSSFIICLSLSQAYCHWCKLFKRKGVKERTLVWRANTFITLPILYLSEFALLILNIQVKNYHSTPTLDIINRAVLLAYFPILLTAYKKLLSK, from the coding sequence atggGTAGTATTCGCTTGGTACATAAGCTATATCAGTACTATCAACTATCCACGAGCTTTTTGTATGCGGCGTTATTGGCAAGGTGGTTGATACTGATGCCCTTGGTGGGGTCTCGGTTCTTACCGGGAGGGATTCACGAATTCCTAATATATTTGGTTCTTTGCTCGAGCGTCGTGGAAACGCTTTGGCTGCTCAAATTTTATGGATTCAGGAATGGTTtatattcaagaacttttttgaaggacCTAAATTTTATCTACCTAGTCAGAGTGATCCATTTCTATGACGATTATGAGCACGCATTGGTTCTGAAAAATGCATCATATTCCAGTTTCATCATCTGCTTGTCTCTATCACAAGCATACTGTCATTGGTGCAAGCTTTTCAAACGTAAAGGTGTGAAGGAAAGGACATTAGTTTGGAGGGCTAATACATTTATCACGTTGCCGATTCTGTACTTGAGTGAATTCGCATTACTAATACTGAACATTCAAGTCAAAAACTATCATTCTACTCCGACCTTGGATATAATTAATAGGGCAGTTTTACTAGCATACTTCCCTATACTATTAACTGCATACAAAAAACTATTATCTAAGTAA
- the IRC6 gene encoding Irc6p (similar to Saccharomyces cerevisiae IRC6 (YFR043C); ancestral locus Anc_3.550), translating to MYMCTFYDILSLLIRIAILKAKKNAGTIEKRKVKDTKVDSIIRNTQPVMEEHHYPQNKILVLSHHSHDSFKTQLLKDLFHCNTTSASIVKDQTWGNKYYRTCVDLYIDFFKDLPEWIEEFIMPECEPLRNVVAGIIIILDNRLIKPQELLNLFKGAVHENTFIVLVNVNEEVPQDEIDELNEIWSNVFTNIVEFINWTRSKPTINHNEYGEKLGLYRIQEIIDTHGWLNCELQPITTTKEETPRDMPLEQIITNLQSARSKYKSMKDNSEADAFASEVADELSKYL from the coding sequence ATGTATATGTGTACGTTTTATGACATTTTAAGTTTACTCATTCGTATCGCAATTTTGaaagccaagaaaaatgcagGGACCATCGAGAAGAGAAAGGTAAAAGACACTAAGGTAGATAGTATAATAAGAAATACCCAGCCTGTAATGGAAGAGCATCACTATCCACAGAACAAAATACTGGTGCTGTCACACCACTCACACGACTCCTTCAAAACGCAGCTTTTGAAAGACTTATTCCATTGTAATACCACTAGTGCCAGCATTGTAAAGGATCAAACTTGGGGGAATAAATACTACAGGACGTGCGTTGACCTTTACatagatttcttcaaagacCTACCGGAATGGATAGAAGAATTTATCATGCCAGAATGTGAGCCACTTAGGAATGTTGTGGCAGGAATAATCATAATACTGGACAACAGATTAATAAAACCGCAGGAGCTTCTGAACCTATTCAAGGGGGCCGTCCATGAAAATACATTCATTGTGCTAGTCAATGTTAATGAAGAAGTACCACAAGATGAAATAGACGAACTGAATGAAATATGGAGCAATGTTTTCACGAACATTGTCGAATTTATAAATTGGACTAGGTCAAAACCAACTATTAATCATAATGAATATGGGGAGAAATTGGGACTTTATAGAATACAGGAAATCATAGACACGCATGGCTGGTTGAATTGTGAGCTTCAACCGATAACCACGACGAAAGAAGAGACACCTAGAGATATGCCACTCGAGCAAATAATCACGAATCTACAAAGTGCGAGATCAAAATACAAGTCTATGAAGGACAATAGCGAAGCTGACGCTTTTGCAAGTGAAGTGGCTGATGAACTATCCAAATATTTAtga
- the DUG1 gene encoding metallodipeptidase (similar to Saccharomyces cerevisiae DUG1 (YFR044C); ancestral locus Anc_3.555), giving the protein MSHSLTSVFQKIDALKPQFFSRLTKAIQIPAVSSDESLRPKVFDKAKFISEQLSQSGFHDIKMVDLGVQPPPISTPNLSLPPVILSRFGSDPSKKTVLVYGHYDVQPAQLEDGWDTEPFKLIIDEAKGIMKGRGVTDDTGPLLSWINVVDAFKASGQEFPVNLVTCFEGMEESGSLKLDKLIEKEANGYFKNVDAVCISDNYWLGTKKPVLTYGLRGCNYYQTIVDGPGADLHSGIFGGVVAEPMIDLMQVLGSLVDSRGKILVDGIDEMVAPLTEKEKALYKDIEFSVEELNAATGSETSLYEKKEDILMHRWRYPSLSIHGVEGAFSAQGAKTVIPAKVYGKFSIRTVPDMDSEKLTSLVQKHCDAKFKSLNSPNKCKTELIHDGAYWVSDPCNAQFTAAKKATKLVYGVDPDFTREGGSIPITLTFQDALKTSVLLLPMGRGDDGAHSINEKLDISNFVGGMKTMAAYLQYYAESPEN; this is encoded by the coding sequence ATGTCTCACTCGCTCACTTCagttttccaaaagatCGACGCCTTGAAGCCTCAATTCTTCAGCAGGTTGACCAAGGCTATTCAAATCCCCGCTGTTTCCTCTGACGAATCACTAAGGCCTAAGGTTTTTGACAAGGCTAAATTTATCTCCGAGCAATTGTCCCAATCGGGGTTTCATGACATTAAGATGGTGGACTTGGGCGTTCAGCCTCCACCAATCTCTACACCTAACTTGTCTCTGCCACCTGTGATCTTATCTAGGTTTGGTAGCGACCCTTCAAAAAAGACCGTCTTGGTATATGGCCATTATGACGTTCAGCCTGCCCAATTGGAGGACGGTTGGGATACCGAGCCTTTCAAGCTGATCATTGATGAGGCTAAAGGTATTATGAAGGGTAGAGGCGTCACTGACGACACGGGTCCGCTGCTGTCTTGGATTAACGTTGTGGACGCATTCAAGGCATCCGGGCAGGAATTTCCTGTTAACTTGGTCACATGTTTCGAGGGTATGGAAGAAAGTGGTTCTTTAAAGTTAGATAAACTGATCGAAAAAGAGGCCAACGGttacttcaaaaatgtGGACGCTGTTTGCATTTCTGATAATTATTGGTTAGGCACTAAAAAGCCTGTTTTGACTTACGGTCTAAGAGGTTGCAACTACTACCAAACTATTGTCGACGGTCCAGGTGCTGATTTACACTCTGGTATTTTCGGTGGTGTTGTTGCTGAACCAATGATCGATCTGATGCAGGTTCTGGGTTCTCTTGTAGACTCCAGGGGCAAAATTTTGGTTGATGGTATCGACGAAATGGTTGCTCCCTTAACCGAGAAGGAGAAGGCCCTGTACAAGGATATCGAATTCAGTGTAGAAGAATTGAACGCCGCAACTGGTTCCGAAACAAGTTTGTACgagaagaaggaagataTTTTGATGCATAGATGGAGGTACCCTTCATTGTCGATCCATGGTGTGGAAGGTGCCTTTTCCGCCCAAGGTGCAAAGACAGTTATTCCAGCCAAAGTCTACGGTAAGTTTTCCATCAGAACAGTTCCCGACATGGACTCTGAGAAATTGACCTCTTTGGTTCAAAAGCATTGTGATGCCAAATTCAAGTCGTTGAATTCTCCAAACAAGTGTAAGACCGAATTGATTCATGACGGTGCTTATTGGGTTTCTGATCCATGCAATGCTCAATTTACTGCAGCCAAAAAGGCCACCAAATTAGTCTATGGTGTTGATCCTGATTTCACCAGAGAAGGTGGTTCGATTCCAATCACTTTGACGTTTCAAGACGCTTTGAAAACTAGTGTTTTATTGTTGCCAATGGGGAGAGGTGATGATGGTGCCCACtcaatcaatgaaaaattggataTTTCCAATTTTGTTGGTGGTATGAAGACCATGGCTGCTTATTTGCAATACTACGCTGAATCACCAGAAAACTAA
- the MRX20 gene encoding Mrx20p (similar to Saccharomyces cerevisiae YFR045W; ancestral locus Anc_3.556): MTYPFEYLKTGLQLQPKGTAFEIILPQTKSYFVGCSALNLAAFGKTILRFITFDKLCHSLNNNVDNNDNFQRLTGPNLLVAGTLTGIAESLFIIPFENIKTTMIQSAMVDYEKLEKAQPQTGVKPTFHKPTIKAAHVGRVEKLFPTVKHMYRTRGLSAFVQGTTPTIFRQIANTSIQFTAYTAFKRLLQGRNDNTSFAITGLATSFTLVAMTQPIDVVKTRMMSQNAKTEYKNTLNCMYRIFVQEGMATFWRGSIFRFMKVGISGGLTFAVYEQVSLLLGFSSRS, from the coding sequence ATGACATATCCCTTTGAGTACTTGAAGACCGGCTTACAACTGCAGCCCAAGGGTACCGCTTTTGAGATTATTTTGCCCCAGACCAAGTCTTATTTCGTGGGGTGCTCCGCTCTGAACCTGGCAGCATTTGGTAAGACCATATTAAGGTTCATAACTTTTGACAAGCTATGCCACTCTCTGAATAACAACGTTGACAACAATGATAACTTCCAGAGACTGACGGGTCCGAACCTGCTGGTTGCCGGTACATTGACAGGTATAGCGGAGagtttatttattattccttttgaaaacatAAAGACCACTATGATTCAATCAGCAATGGTCGATTATGAAAAGTTGGAGAAGGCCCAGCCCCAAACTGGCGTAAAGCCCACTTTCCATAAACCGACCATCAAGGCAGCCCATGTGGGTCGTGTGGAAAAGCTGTTTCCCACAGTGAAACACATGTATAGAACAAGAGGCCTTTCAGCGTTCGTCCAGGGAACAACCCCCACTATATTCAGGCAAATAGCTAATACTTCTATTCAATTTACTGCGTACACAGCATTCAAACGGCTTCTACAAGGAAGAAACGATAATACGTCGTTCGCAATAACGGGGCTAGCCACGTCCTTTACACTTGTGGCAATGACTCAACCCATTGATGTCGTAAAGACAAGAATGATGAGTCAGAATGCCAAGACCGAATACAAGAATACATTAAACTGTATGTATAGAATATTTGTCCAAGAGGGCATGGCCACGTTCTGGAGAGGCTCCATTTTCAGATTTATGAAAGTTGGTATCTCTGGAGGGTTAACGTTCGCTGTTTATGAACAAGTCAGTTTGTTACTTGGCTTCTCCTCTAGGTCTTGA
- the CNN1 gene encoding centromere-binding protein CNN1 (similar to Saccharomyces cerevisiae CNN1 (YFR046C); ancestral locus Anc_3.559), whose product MSTPRKTAGESEDAEVSEIRTPFRERALEEQRLKDEILIRSTPGYRKLLSTSVKSHDILNKDPSEVRSFLHDLSQVLARKSQGDDTNANETRARNLIDELTYEENRIEEDDFLQDSGGKTTDSTINDETKSGYTSLSQTVFAQLQERDKGMKSRKVDPIVIQDAPMAEEEGKSIVQPSESANDISMEVLDASPSRERNETDESSIYGPEPIVTTQREEQLSDPSLADTGEEEEEEEEEYSLVNVNDEDLHAMENDPVHSNVPVVRHASVKPLQTMDLKHLTRQFLNENDIILPKQTWSTLQEESLNIMDFLKQRIGTLQKQDLVDSFIDMGIIQDVDDMFELVHELLPLELQSRLETYLF is encoded by the coding sequence ATGAGCACCCCAAGGAAGACCGCTGGAGAAAGCGAAGATGCAGAAGTGTCAGAGATCAGAACCCCTTTCCGAGAGAGAGCCCTTGAAGAGCAGCGCCTAAAGGACGAGATACTGATCAGGAGCACGCCAGGTTATAGAAAGCTGTTATCTACATCTGTCAAGTCTCATGATATTCTCAATAAAGACCCTAGCGAAGTACGAAGTTTTTTGCATGATTTAAGTCAGGTACTAGCACGCAAATCGCAAGGTGACGATACAAATGCTAACGAGACTCGAGCACGGAACCTGATCGATGAACTAACGTACGAGGAGAACCGAATAGAGGAAGATGACTTTCTTCAGGATAGTGGTGGCAAAACTACAGATAGTACGATTAACGATGAAACAAAGTCTGGTTACACTTCATTATCACAGACCGTTTTTGCACAATTGCAAGAGAGAGATAAAGGCATGAAAAGCAGGAAAGTCGACCCCATCGTTATACAAGATGCTCCAATGGCCGAAGAAGAGGGCAAATCTATAGTACAACCTTCAGAGAGTGCTAACGATATCTCCATGGAGGTTTTGGACGCATCACCAAGTCGTGAAAGGAATGAGACCGATGAGTCATCGATATATGGACCCGAGCCAATTGTCACAACGCAACGAGAAGAACAACTGTCTGATCCCTCATTGGCGGACAcaggagaagaagaagaagaagaagaagaagaatattcaTTAGTGAATGTCAATGACGAGGACTTGCATGCTATGGAAAACGACCCTGTACATTCAAATGTTCCTGTGGTCAGGCATGCCTCTGTAAAACCGCTACAAACAATGGACTTGAAGCATTTAACAAggcaatttttgaatgaaaatgacataATATTACCAAAGCAAACGTGGTCCACCTTACAGGAAGAGTCTTTGAACATCATGGactttttgaaacaaagaaTTGGCACATTGCAAAAGCAAGATCTTGTAGATTCGTTCATTGATATGGGAATTATTCAAGATGTCGATGATATGTTCGAGCTCGTACACGAATTGCTTCCCTTGGAACTCCAATCGAGGCTTGAAACTTACTTATTTTAA
- the BNA6 gene encoding nicotinate-nucleotide diphosphorylase (carboxylating) (similar to Saccharomyces cerevisiae BNA6 (YFR047C); ancestral locus Anc_3.563), whose translation MPVYEHLLPVNGAWRQDVTNWLSEDVPSFDFGGFVVGSDLKEANLYCKQDGILCGVPFAQEVFNQCELQVEWSFKEGSFLEPSKNDSGKLVVATVTGPAKNLLLAERTALNVLSRSSGIATASHKIVSLARSTGYKGIIAGTRKTTPGLRRLEKYSMLVGGCDTHRYDLSSMVMLKDNHIWATGSITKAVKNARSVCGFAVKIEVECLSEDEATEAIEAGADVIMLDNFQGDGLKKCAQSLRTKWNGKKHFLLECSGGLKLDNLEEYLCDDIDIYSTSSIHQGTSVIDFSLKLAH comes from the coding sequence atgcctGTCTATGAACACTTATTGCCAGTTAATGGAGCATGGAGACAAGACGTCACCAATTGGCTCAGTGAAGACGTTCcctcttttgattttggtgGTTTCGTTGTTGGTTCCGATTTGAAGGAGGCCAATTTGTACTGTAAGCAAGATGGTATCCTATGTGGCGTTCCCTTTGCCCAGGAAGTCTTTAATCAATGCGAATTGCAAGTTGAGTGGTCGTTCAAGGAGGGTTCTTTCTTGGAACCTTCGAAGAATGACTCCGGCAAGCTTGTTGTTGCCACGGTTACTGGACCTGCCAAAAACCTCCTATTAGCTGAAAGGACTGCCTTGAATGTCCTCAGTAGAAGTAGTGGGATCGCCACAGCCTCACATAAGATCGTTAGTTTGGCACGCTCCACCGGTTATAAGGGAATTATTGCGGGGACAAGAAAGACTACACCGGGATTACGTAGATTGGAAAAGTATTCCATGCTTGTAGGTGGATGCGACACTCACAGGTACGACCTTTCCTCTATGGTCATGCTCAAGGATAACCACATTTGGGCCACTGGTTCTATCACAAAAGCAGTGAAGAATGCCAGGTCTGTATGTGGGTTTGCTGTGAAGATTGAAGTGGAGTGTTTGAGTGAGGATGAAGCCACGGAGGCCATTGAGGCTGGTGCAGATGTCATCATGTTGGATAACTTCCAAGGGGATGGTCTGAAAAAGTGTGCTCAAAGTTTGAGGACCAAATGGAACGGAAAAAAGCATTTCCTCTTGGAGTGCAGTGGTGGCTTGAAGTTGGACAATCTGGAAGAATATTTGTGCGATGACATTGACATTTACAGCACTAGCAGTATTCATCAAGGCACATCCGTAATcgatttttcattgaaactCGCCCATTAA
- the RMD8 gene encoding Rmd8p (similar to Saccharomyces cerevisiae RMD8 (YFR048W); ancestral locus Anc_3.568), whose amino-acid sequence MSYKANQPSPGEMPKRSPSILVTDARTSKKRMSAPFAGHAAGSRKTMENKDLARSQGARSSNIGPSPLLNQPHPRRRSSGRFSDISIDNILSDNSGIPSARREERLSSSSSDRPRHYERLNSHRKMINPLPPRTSKTSQKLVLIPEDDDLNHFKTMPTKALDRQRPKVGSMRTNSFDRLPRHSREKSMARITAYNVADGFNLNHLYKFLQDTHEVSPRLYDECLYVAYTLPLLPGKGGFRIKSNISKKTVGGKTLIDNLIDTSEQRDHHYEYYSGVETVEDANNNYELETNGGNNTTNQDTTIVPDHLPNPVGQQDSFNPMEPQFFAEETPSEIENRERTERINMLKKEENDADGNDKGGNNDDSEIETCAAEDVDQYAPSSRSSASSASSASTPSPPSSSRKGFNRAYEMRKDNEHEGNDRHAEIFIFHYGVIVFWNFTEIQEKNILGDITFADYRNLTIRPLDEQDIETEQFHFEYDRDTERPRIFNDIVTLRSGDHIIELTLSHAIAQSSKLSRFESRISPILISVTKLPKRLALYGTLGLKREQLLKKSGKLFKLRVDVNLSSTILDTPEFFWSFEPSLHPLYVAMREYLEIDQRVQVLNDRCKVFLEFFDICVDSVAERNMARVTWWFILVILFGVIFSLTEICVRYVIIHRHTTT is encoded by the coding sequence ATGAGTTATAAGGCTAATCAACCATCTCCTGGGGAGATGCCTAAAAGGTCACCTTCTATCCTGGTGACAGATGCAAGAACATcgaagaagaggatgagTGCACCTTTTGCCGGCCATGCTGCTGGCAGCAGAAAGACCATGGAGAACAAAGACCTTGCGAGGTCTCAAGGCGCTCGCTCTTCCAATATCGGGCCTTCTCCACTGCTGAATCAACCTCATCCGAGAAGGCGATCGTCTGGTAGGTTTAGCGATATTTCCATTGATAACATCCTCTCTGATAATTCAGGTATTCCCTCCGCCAGAAGGGAGGAAAGACTCTCCAGCTCCTCAAGCGATAGGCCCCGTCATTATGAGCGTTTGAATTCCCATAGAAAAATGATCAATCCCTTACCTCCAAGAACATCGAAGACGTCACAAAAGTTGGTTTTAATAcctgaagatgatgacCTGAACCACTTTAAAACAATGCCAACAAAAGCATTGGATAGACAGAGGCCGAAGGTCGGTTCCATGAGAACGAACTCTTTTGATAGGCTACCTCGGCACTCGAGAGAGAAATCTATGGCAAGAATCACCGCATATAACGTTGCGGACGGATTTAATCTGAATCATTTGTACAAATTCCTGCAGGATACTCACGAGGTCTCACCAAGATTATATGATGAATGTTTATATGTGGCGTACACCTTACCACTACTGCCAGGTAAAGGCGGTTTCAgaataaaatcaaacatATCGAAGAAAACAGTGGGTGGTAAGACATTAATCGATAATTTAATAGACACAAGTGAACAAAGAGATCACCATTATGAATACTATTCGGGAGTCGAGACCGTAGAAGACGCGAATAATAATTATGAGTTAGAAACCAACGGAGGTAACAATACCACGAATCAAGACACCACGATAGTCCCTGACCATTTGCCCAATCCAGTTGGCCAACAGGACTCTTTCAATCCTATGGAGCCACAATTTTTTGCAGAAGAGACTCCATCAGAAATAGAGAATCGAGAAAGAACTGAAAGAATCAAcatgttgaaaaaagaggagAATGACGCCGATGGTAATGATAAAGGTGGTAACAACGATGATAGTGAGATTGAAACTTGTGCGGCTGAAGATGTAGACCAGTATGCACCATCGTCTCGCTCATCAGCGTCATCGGCATCATCGGCATCCACGCCATCGCCTCCATCTTCATCACGGAAGGGTTTCAATCGCGCATACGAAATGCGTAAGGACAACGAACATGAAGGCAATGATAGACATGCagaaattttcatctttcaCTATGGCGTTATCGTCTTTTGGAACTTCACTGAAattcaagagaagaatataCTTGGTGATATAACATTTGCGGACTATAGGAACTTAACGATTCGACCATTGGATGAACAAGATATCGAAACTGAACAGTTTCATTTCGAATATGACAGGGATACCGAGAGGCCGagaattttcaatgatATTGTCACATTGCGTTCAGGAGACCATATTATCGAATTGACATTATCACATGCTATCGCACagtcttcaaaattatcGAGATTCGAATCCAGAATTTCACCAATCTTGATATCGGTTACCAAATTACCAAAAAGATTGGCACTGTACGGTACCCTCGGGTTAAAAAGGGAAcagcttttgaaaaaatcaggGAAGCTTTTCAAGTTAAGAGTGGATGTGAACCTTTCATCCACCATATTGGATACAcctgaatttttttggtcgTTCGAACCAAGTTTGCATCCACTTTACGTGGCAATGAGGGAGTATTTGGAAATCGATCAAAGAGTACAGGTATTAAATGATCGTTGTAAAGTTTTTTTGGAGTTCTTTGACATCTGCGTCGATTCCGTCGCTGAAAGAAACATGGCTCGCGTTACATGGTGGTTTATCCTTGTCATTTTATTTGGAGTCATATTTTCATTAACAGAAATTTGCGTGCGCTATGTAATTATACATCGTCATACCACTACATAG
- the KGD4 gene encoding alpha-ketoglutarate dehydrogenase subunit KGD4 (similar to Saccharomyces cerevisiae YMR31 (YFR049W); ancestral locus Anc_3.572): MIATPIRLAKSAYEPMIKFVGTRHPFVKHASEVIVHPCATNGVLPGSRECIPAGVFMENYKPFRVVPIKHGAKIGHSASKTSPFVNRPLGKDELSSIFELPARFQYKPINEKELESINSGGAW, from the coding sequence ATGATCGCTACACCTATAAGATTAGCGAAGAGTGCGTATGAACCGATGATCAAATTTGTCGGTACAAGACATCCCTTCGTGAAACACGCTTCTGAAGTCATTGTTCATCCATGCGCCACCAACGGTGTGCTACCTGGCAGCAGGGAGTGTATACCAGCTGGCGTATTCATGGAAAACTATAAACCATTCCGCGTAGTGCCAATAAAACATGGTGCTAAGATTGGTCACAGCGCTTCGAAGACCTCCCCGTTTGTGAACAGGCCATTGGGTAAAGATGAGCTTAGCTCCATTTTCGAACTGCCTGCCAGGTTCCAGTATAAGCCCATTAATGAGAAGGAACTGGAAAGCATAAATAGCGGTGGAGCATGGTGA
- the PRE4 gene encoding proteasome core particle subunit beta 7 (similar to Saccharomyces cerevisiae PRE4 (YFR050C); ancestral locus Anc_3.574): protein MNHDPFSWGRPADSTYGAYNTQIANAGASPIANTQQPIVTGTSVISMKYNNGVIIAADNLGSYGSLLRFSGVERLIPVGENTVVGISGDISDMQHIEKLLEDLVTENAYDNPLADTEEALEPSYVFEYLATVMYQRRSKMNPLWNAIIVAGVQSNGEQFLRYVNLLGVTYSSPTLATGFGAHMANPLLRKVVDRESDIPKTTVQTAEEAMVNAMRVLYYRDARSSRSFSLAIIDKETGLTFKKNLQVENMKWDFAKDIKGYGTQKF, encoded by the coding sequence ATGAATCACGATCCTTTTAGTTGGGGTAGGCCCGCAGATTCCACTTATGGTGCTTACAATACACAAATTGCCAACGCAGGCGCCTCTCCCATAGCTAACACTCAACAACCGATAGTAACAGGTACTTCCGTCATATCGATGAAGTACAACAATGGAGTTATTATTGCAGCAGACAATCTAGGTTCTTATGGGTCTCTTTTAAGGTTCAGTGGCGTGGAAAGGCTTATTCCCGTGGGGGAGAACACTGTTGTGGGTATCTCCGGCGATATCTCTGATATGCAACACATTGAAAAGCTGTTGGAAGATTTAGTCACTGAAAATGCATACGACAATCCTTTAGCAGACACCGAAGAGGCACTTGAACCCAGCTATGTCTTCGAATACTTAGCTACTGTAATGTATCAGCGAAGATCAAAAATGAACCCACTTTGGAATGCCATTATTGTCGCCGGTGTACAATCTAATGGTGAGCAATTCCTAAGATATGTTAACCTACTAGGTGTTACATATTCTTCCCCTACTTTGGCCACGGGGTTCGGGGCACACATGGCAAATCCACTGTTAAGAAAAGTTGTAGACCGAGAATCTGATATCCCGAAGACCACCGTGCAAACCGCTGAAGAAGCCATGGTCAACGCGATGAGAGTTCTTTATTATAGAGACGCACGTTCTTCGAGAAGCTTCTCGTTAGCTATAATTGACAAGGAGACAGGTCTgactttcaagaaaaatttacaagTCGAAAACATGAAATGGGACTTTGCCAAGGATATTAAGGGCTACGGTactcaaaaattttga